Proteins encoded by one window of Bacillus sp. DTU_2020_1000418_1_SI_GHA_SEK_038:
- a CDS encoding peroxiredoxin family protein gives MIKKIVSASIIFGLMAAAIVHAMDKEEPKTENLPGLKVGLKAPDFELKNLEGETVRLSDYKGKKVILNFWATWCPPCKAEMPAMQNFYEEVDDEIVILAINIDPEYDVAGFAKEMDIHFPILLDDKDEVNTAYKILTIPTTFFINEKGIITHKHLSAMTIEMMREYTK, from the coding sequence ATGATTAAAAAGATCGTATCAGCTAGTATTATTTTTGGCTTGATGGCAGCAGCAATTGTTCACGCGATGGATAAGGAAGAACCGAAAACGGAGAATCTTCCAGGGCTAAAGGTTGGATTAAAAGCACCTGATTTTGAATTAAAAAACTTAGAAGGCGAAACTGTAAGGCTTTCTGATTATAAAGGGAAAAAAGTCATTTTAAACTTCTGGGCAACATGGTGTCCGCCTTGTAAAGCAGAAATGCCTGCTATGCAAAATTTTTACGAAGAAGTCGATGATGAAATAGTCATACTTGCCATTAATATTGATCCTGAGTATGACGTTGCTGGGTTCGCTAAGGAAATGGACATTCATTTTCCCATTCTTCTCGATGATAAAGACGAGGTAAATACTGCATATAAAATCTTAACCATTCCAACGACTTTCTTTATTAATGAAAAAGGAATCATTACACATAAGCATTTAAGTGCAATGACAATTGAAATGATGCGAGAATACACGAAATGA
- a CDS encoding FbpB family small basic protein, whose protein sequence is MRKPRKRSFAELVSENKRQILKDQAAMEKIEERLEEKRLNKAE, encoded by the coding sequence ATGAGAAAACCACGAAAACGCTCATTCGCCGAACTTGTTTCAGAAAATAAGCGACAAATTTTAAAAGATCAAGCAGCTATGGAAAAAATTGAAGAGAGATTAGAGGAAAAGCGCTTAAATAAAGCAGAATAA
- a CDS encoding acid-soluble spore protein N, whose translation MSNPKRDARKFNPNHIGTQPRGYGGNNGKKMQSNTGGVPQVIQTKGE comes from the coding sequence ATGAGTAATCCAAAAAGGGACGCAAGAAAATTTAACCCTAACCATATTGGAACACAGCCACGCGGATATGGCGGAAATAATGGAAAAAAAATGCAAAGCAATACTGGCGGAGTCCCCCAAGTAATACAAACTAAAGGTGAATAA
- the tlp gene encoding small acid-soluble spore protein Tlp, protein MEYSNKPKPDDRSDNVEKLQTMVQNTIENMNDAEETMQFSNEEDRARIAAKNERRKESIEAMREEIQDESQARQNGYK, encoded by the coding sequence ATGGAATACTCAAATAAACCAAAACCAGATGACCGCAGTGATAACGTTGAAAAGCTTCAGACGATGGTACAGAACACGATTGAAAATATGAACGATGCAGAAGAGACGATGCAGTTCTCTAACGAAGAGGATCGTGCAAGGATTGCGGCGAAAAACGAACGTCGTAAGGAAAGCATAGAAGCCATGCGTGAGGAAATTCAAGATGAAAGCCAAGCACGACAAAATGGTTATAAATAA